A window of the Bradyrhizobium diazoefficiens genome harbors these coding sequences:
- a CDS encoding ABC transporter ATP-binding protein yields the protein MTNLVEISGLNIRFTGERTVYAVNDLSLSLGDGDVLGLLGESGSGKSVTLRALMRLLPNKRTQIAGTVNVMGRDVLAMNDEQLSSFRGQTVSMIFQEPALALDPVYTIGAQIAESVVRHEGKSYAEGRARALEMLEVVRIPSAKRRLDVYPHEMSGGMRQRAMIALALACRPKILLADEPTTALDATVQIQILLLLRELQREFGMSVIFVTHDIGVAIEICDRVAVMYAGQIVEQGSLRDIVRSPVHPYAKGLLASTIHGAKRGQRLETIPGTPPSLAEKPYNCSFAPRCKLAEPRCLEQLPANVEIGPGRAARCVLAEPVAAS from the coding sequence ATGACAAATCTCGTCGAGATCTCAGGCCTCAACATCCGCTTCACCGGCGAGCGCACAGTCTATGCAGTGAACGATCTCAGTCTCTCGCTCGGAGACGGCGACGTGCTGGGCCTGCTCGGCGAATCCGGTTCGGGCAAGAGCGTGACCCTGCGTGCGCTGATGCGCCTATTGCCGAACAAGCGCACGCAGATTGCGGGCACGGTCAACGTCATGGGCCGTGACGTGCTCGCGATGAACGACGAGCAGCTCTCGTCGTTCCGCGGCCAGACGGTGTCGATGATCTTCCAGGAGCCGGCACTGGCGCTCGATCCGGTCTACACCATCGGCGCGCAGATCGCTGAAAGCGTCGTGCGCCACGAAGGCAAGTCTTATGCAGAGGGGCGCGCGCGGGCTTTGGAGATGCTCGAGGTCGTGCGGATCCCGTCTGCGAAACGGCGGCTGGACGTCTATCCGCACGAAATGTCCGGCGGCATGCGCCAGCGCGCGATGATTGCGCTTGCGCTCGCCTGCCGGCCAAAAATTCTGCTCGCGGACGAGCCGACCACGGCGCTCGATGCCACCGTGCAGATCCAGATCCTGCTGCTGCTGCGCGAATTGCAGCGCGAATTCGGCATGTCCGTCATCTTCGTCACCCATGACATTGGTGTTGCGATCGAGATCTGCGACCGCGTCGCGGTGATGTATGCCGGCCAGATTGTGGAGCAGGGGAGTCTTCGCGACATCGTCCGTTCGCCGGTGCACCCCTATGCCAAGGGCTTGCTCGCCTCGACGATCCACGGCGCCAAGCGCGGCCAACGGTTAGAGACCATCCCCGGCACGCCGCCGTCACTGGCCGAAAAGCCCTACAACTGTTCCTTCGCCCCCCGTTGCAAGCTCGCCGAGCCGCGCTGCCTGGAGCAATTGCCAGCGAATGTGGAGATCGGACCCGGCCGGGCGGCGCGGTGCGTGCTGGCCGAGCCGGTGGCGGCGTCGTAG
- a CDS encoding amidase gives MSSEPALMTLAEVARAIATKQVSSHEVTRALLHRIAQWQPHLNAFMSIESEAALKAADAADGELAKGEVRGPLHGVPLAHKDMYYDAGHVATCGSLIRRDFVPTVTSTVLQRLKDAGQIRLGTLHLAEFAYGPTGHNAHYGPVRNPWNVAHITGGSSSGSGSSVAARLTYAALGSDTGGSIRMPAHFCGVTGLKTTVGRVSRAGAMPLSQSLDTVGPLARTAEDCALLLALMAGPDPEDSTTSREPLPDYVAATKGSLKGLNIGVPASFYVDDLDGEVARVLDETIAVLKREGADILTVELPDQRQLSSASQLVLAAEAAAFHKRWMIERPQDYGPQVLMRLQNGLAVPAITYLEALRWRGPALAAHNAATAGVDAIIAPASPVPAPTIEESDVGSGSNAPALLQRLTLFTRPVNFLGLPSLTVPSGFTRSGLPVGMQLIGHSFDEATLLTIGAAFQRVTDYHDRVPRLPS, from the coding sequence ATGAGCTCTGAGCCTGCATTGATGACGCTCGCCGAGGTCGCGCGCGCGATCGCAACGAAGCAAGTGTCCTCGCATGAGGTGACGCGCGCGTTGCTACATCGCATCGCGCAATGGCAGCCGCATCTCAACGCCTTCATGTCGATCGAGTCGGAAGCCGCGCTGAAGGCGGCCGATGCCGCCGACGGCGAGCTCGCCAAAGGCGAGGTGCGCGGTCCGCTGCACGGCGTGCCGCTCGCGCACAAGGACATGTATTACGACGCTGGCCACGTCGCGACCTGCGGCTCGCTGATCCGCCGCGATTTCGTGCCGACGGTGACGTCGACCGTCCTGCAGCGCCTGAAGGATGCCGGCCAGATTCGGCTCGGAACGCTGCATCTGGCCGAATTCGCCTATGGCCCGACCGGCCACAATGCCCATTACGGCCCGGTCCGCAATCCGTGGAACGTCGCGCATATCACCGGCGGCTCGTCGTCGGGCTCCGGCTCGTCGGTCGCCGCGCGGCTGACTTATGCGGCGCTTGGCTCGGACACCGGCGGCTCGATCCGCATGCCCGCACATTTCTGCGGCGTCACGGGATTGAAGACCACAGTTGGGCGCGTCAGCCGCGCCGGCGCGATGCCGCTGTCGCAATCGCTCGACACGGTCGGCCCTCTCGCGCGCACCGCAGAAGACTGCGCGTTGCTGCTGGCGCTGATGGCTGGCCCGGACCCCGAGGATTCGACCACAAGCCGCGAGCCGCTGCCGGACTATGTCGCGGCGACCAAGGGCTCGCTGAAGGGCCTCAATATCGGCGTGCCCGCGTCCTTCTATGTCGACGATCTCGACGGCGAGGTTGCGCGCGTGCTGGACGAGACCATCGCGGTGCTCAAGCGCGAGGGCGCCGACATCCTCACAGTCGAACTGCCGGATCAGCGGCAATTGTCCTCGGCAAGCCAGCTCGTGCTCGCCGCCGAAGCCGCCGCCTTCCACAAGCGCTGGATGATCGAGCGGCCGCAGGATTATGGCCCGCAGGTCTTGATGCGGCTGCAGAACGGCCTCGCCGTTCCCGCCATCACCTATCTGGAGGCGCTGCGCTGGCGCGGCCCGGCACTCGCCGCGCACAATGCGGCGACCGCAGGCGTTGACGCGATCATCGCGCCGGCCTCGCCCGTTCCGGCGCCGACGATCGAGGAGAGCGACGTCGGCAGCGGATCGAACGCGCCGGCGTTGTTGCAGCGGCTGACGCTGTTCACCCGTCCGGTGAACTTCCTCGGCCTGCCGTCGCTCACCGTGCCCTCGGGCTTCACCAGGAGCGGCCTTCCTGTCGGCATGCAGCTGATCGGCCACTCCTTCGACGAAGCGACCTTGCTGACCATCGGCGCTGCGTTCCAGCGCGTCACCGACTATCACGACCGGGTACCCAGACTGCCGTCATGA
- a CDS encoding GlsB/YeaQ/YmgE family stress response membrane protein, whose protein sequence is MYISGQSLIVILFVGLIAGWLAGKVVRGSGFGIIGDIVIGIAGAFVASFLFPKLGIHIGVGLVSEIIYSAIGAIILLLVVRLVRGGGRL, encoded by the coding sequence ATGTATATTTCTGGCCAAAGCCTCATCGTCATCCTGTTCGTCGGCCTGATCGCCGGCTGGCTCGCGGGCAAGGTCGTGCGAGGGAGCGGGTTCGGCATCATCGGCGACATCGTGATCGGCATCGCCGGCGCGTTTGTCGCGAGCTTCCTGTTCCCGAAGCTCGGCATCCATATCGGCGTCGGGCTGGTCTCGGAGATCATCTATTCCGCCATCGGCGCCATCATTCTGCTGCTGGTGGTGCGGCTGGTGCGCGGCGGCGGCAGGCTCTAG